One genomic window of Luteitalea pratensis includes the following:
- a CDS encoding pyridoxal phosphate-dependent aminotransferase — translation MFSTRLPASLVPTPLSAAVAARRRRHGRLLDLTLSNPTMAGLAYPETLATAFSNVAALRYEPDPRGLRSAREAIARWQGSIGEPVSSDQLVLTASTSEAYSLLFKLLCDPGNRVLVPCPSYPLFEHLAHLDAVAVDRYTFRDAGRWMLDESELRASITPTTRALIVVAPNNPTGHVPTDREWDVFADLCHRHGLALIVDEVFSAYPLTAGVTHVPIPDMPGVLTFRLNGLSKLIGLPQAKLSWILVTGPDDLAQAALDVLDVIADTYLSVATPVQVALPVLLETGAEVRRQILDRVRSNLAHVASRVAGSTIDVRTPDGGWSVVLRVPCVGGPDDLALALLDRDVIVHPGYFYDLPHDGFVVISLLAGEADVREGIDTLCSLPLLQLA, via the coding sequence ATGTTTTCGACCCGCCTGCCTGCTTCGCTCGTGCCCACCCCGCTGTCGGCGGCCGTCGCGGCACGGCGGCGCCGCCACGGGCGGCTCCTGGATCTGACGCTCTCCAATCCTACGATGGCAGGGCTGGCATATCCGGAAACGCTGGCGACCGCCTTCTCGAACGTCGCCGCCCTCCGGTACGAGCCCGATCCCCGCGGCCTGCGCTCGGCGCGCGAGGCGATCGCACGGTGGCAGGGGTCCATCGGCGAGCCGGTATCGTCCGACCAGCTGGTGCTCACGGCCAGCACCAGCGAAGCGTATTCACTGCTCTTCAAGCTGCTGTGCGATCCAGGCAATCGCGTGCTCGTGCCGTGCCCGAGCTATCCCTTGTTCGAGCACCTGGCACACCTGGATGCCGTCGCCGTCGATCGGTATACGTTCCGCGACGCCGGCCGCTGGATGCTGGACGAGTCGGAGCTGCGCGCCTCGATCACGCCGACGACGCGCGCCCTCATCGTCGTGGCCCCGAACAATCCGACCGGTCACGTGCCCACCGATCGGGAATGGGATGTGTTCGCCGACCTGTGCCATCGACACGGGCTGGCCCTGATCGTGGACGAGGTGTTCTCGGCTTACCCGCTCACCGCCGGCGTGACACACGTCCCGATTCCTGACATGCCAGGCGTGCTGACGTTCAGGCTGAACGGGCTCTCGAAACTCATCGGCCTTCCGCAGGCGAAGTTGAGCTGGATCCTCGTGACCGGCCCGGACGACCTCGCGCAGGCGGCACTCGACGTGCTGGATGTGATTGCCGATACCTACCTGTCGGTCGCGACGCCCGTGCAGGTCGCGCTTCCCGTGTTGCTCGAAACAGGGGCAGAGGTGCGACGGCAGATCCTCGATCGCGTACGATCGAACCTGGCTCACGTCGCGAGCCGCGTCGCCGGCAGCACGATCGACGTGCGCACGCCTGACGGAGGCTGGAGCGTGGTGCTCCGGGTGCCGTGCGTCGGCGGCCCCGACGATCTCGCGCTGGCCCTGCTCGATCGCGACGTCATCGTCCACCCCGGGTACTTCTACGATTTGCCACACGACGGTTTCGTCGTGATTAGTCTGCTTGCCGGTGAAGCGGACGTGCGGGAGGGCATCGACACGCTCTGCTCGCTGCCGCTCCTGCAGCTCGCCTAA
- a CDS encoding amidase, whose product MHRRHFLQQTVMGAASLSSVAPAFGQSPLAQEPQRISSATIAVGDEVVERSVDDLRRALETGQLTTRTLTQSYLRRIDAVDRQGAGLNSVIELNPDALDIADRLDTERKAGRVRGPLHGIPVLIKDNIDTADGMKTTAGSLALVDAHPLLDAGIVTRLREAGAVLLGKTNLSEWANFRSENSTSGWSGRGGLTRNPYALDRNACGSSSGSGAATAASLCAVAVGTETDGSIICPSSRCGLVGIKPTVGLVSRSGIIPISATQDTAGPMARTVADAAALLHVLAGPDPRDAATKGQTLAKDYREYLQKDALQGRRIGVMRNFFGFDARVDALMEDAIKAAEAAGATIVDKANLPTRGQFGDAELAILLYEFKAGLGAYLATLGPSAPMKTLADVIAFNEAHAKEEMPYFGQELFIKAQAKGPLTDKAYLMAKAKAARLSRTEGLDRVFTTKKVDALLAPSGGPAWLTDLVNGDYGTGGSSGPAAVAGYPSITVPAGFVRGLPVGVSFIGPAWSEARLIGIAYAYEQQTKLRRAPQYLPGALV is encoded by the coding sequence ATGCATCGCCGGCATTTCCTGCAGCAGACCGTGATGGGGGCCGCCAGCCTCTCCAGCGTTGCCCCGGCTTTCGGCCAGTCACCGCTCGCCCAGGAGCCTCAGCGCATCTCCAGCGCCACGATCGCCGTCGGCGACGAGGTCGTGGAGCGCAGCGTCGACGACCTGCGCCGCGCGCTCGAGACTGGCCAGCTGACGACGCGAACGCTGACGCAGTCCTACCTGCGCCGGATCGACGCCGTCGACCGTCAGGGCGCCGGCCTCAACAGCGTCATCGAGTTGAATCCCGACGCGCTCGACATCGCCGATCGGCTCGACACCGAGCGCAAGGCGGGCCGAGTGCGTGGCCCCTTGCACGGCATTCCCGTGCTGATCAAGGACAACATCGACACCGCCGACGGGATGAAGACGACGGCGGGCTCGCTCGCACTCGTCGATGCGCATCCCCTGCTCGACGCCGGCATCGTCACTCGCCTGCGCGAGGCCGGAGCCGTCCTGCTCGGCAAGACGAACCTGAGCGAATGGGCGAACTTCCGATCGGAGAACTCCACCAGCGGCTGGAGCGGGCGTGGCGGGCTGACGCGCAACCCGTATGCGCTCGATCGCAACGCGTGCGGATCGAGCAGCGGCTCCGGGGCCGCCACCGCCGCGAGCCTGTGCGCCGTGGCCGTCGGCACTGAAACCGACGGATCGATCATCTGTCCCTCGTCGCGTTGCGGTCTGGTCGGCATCAAGCCGACCGTCGGCCTCGTCAGCCGGAGCGGCATCATCCCGATCTCGGCGACGCAGGACACCGCCGGGCCGATGGCGCGAACCGTCGCGGATGCGGCAGCGCTGCTGCACGTGCTGGCTGGCCCTGACCCGCGAGATGCCGCCACGAAAGGCCAGACGCTCGCCAAGGACTATCGCGAGTACCTCCAGAAGGACGCGCTCCAGGGCAGGCGTATCGGCGTCATGCGCAACTTCTTCGGCTTCGACGCGCGCGTGGACGCCCTGATGGAGGATGCCATCAAGGCCGCCGAGGCCGCTGGCGCCACGATCGTGGACAAGGCGAACCTTCCGACACGAGGGCAGTTCGGCGACGCCGAGCTCGCGATCCTCCTCTACGAATTCAAGGCAGGCCTGGGGGCCTACCTGGCCACGCTCGGTCCTTCCGCGCCGATGAAGACGCTTGCCGATGTCATTGCCTTCAACGAGGCACACGCGAAGGAGGAGATGCCCTACTTCGGCCAGGAACTGTTCATCAAGGCACAGGCGAAGGGCCCGCTGACCGACAAGGCCTACCTGATGGCAAAGGCGAAGGCGGCGCGGCTGTCGCGGACGGAGGGCCTCGATCGGGTATTCACCACGAAGAAGGTGGACGCGTTGCTTGCGCCGAGCGGCGGTCCGGCGTGGCTCACCGACCTGGTCAACGGCGATTACGGCACCGGGGGAAGTTCCGGGCCAGCTGCGGTGGCGGGCTACCCGAGCATCACGGTACCGGCCGGCTTCGTGCGCGGACTCCCCGTTGGCGTGTCGTTCATCGGCCCCGCGTGGTCCGAGGCCCGCCTCATCGGCATCGCCTACGCCTACGAGCAGCAAACGAAACTGCGTCGCGCGCCGCAATACTTGCCGGGGGCGCTCGTCTAA
- a CDS encoding prolyl oligopeptidase family serine peptidase, which produces MTCCRLGALALATFTLSQAALAQSPSGYRVPRDPIPAILDAPPVPSALLAPTGDRLVLLQPRAMPSIAEMAEPLRRLGGVRFAIASGAPVGGSSYGAASVAGLDGRTPRPVSIPLTGADRLLPIGFSPDGTNYALAVVRADQVQLWLVDSAAATARQVPGVRLSAPLGVRCEWMADSRALVCLTAPASRSPEPTLPAAPSGPNVQETRGTPAPVRTYQDLLASPHDEALFAWHVTSTISVIPVAGSPPRLVGGEGLYTMAQPAPGGHFLLVESIARPFSRLVPYDDFPKHVRVIDMSGAEVYSLAKLPLADTVPINGVPVGPRRYSWDPTQPARVTWVVALDEGDPKKTVPNRDRLMALVLPARMAPVTWHRTKDRCQNISWTEDGQALVTESDRPTRRTRLSVVGRDGTARVLFERSTEDAYANPGSPYSAPGRDTVLTHQGGIYLLGQGASPEGDRPFADRLDLATGKATRLFRSSGEQVEQVVAVVSPDGSRLLTRHESKMSPPNYVLRTIAPGTGNRDPGTANRASGVGSRLALTSFADPAPQMQGVTKERLSYTRKDGVALSATLYLPAGHTPGTRWPLLMWAYPQEFTNAATAGQVSGSPYRFDAIRGASHLLLLTQGYAILDNPSMPIVGEGETANDHYVEQLVASAEAAVDAVVARGVADRDRIAVGGHSYGAFMTANLLAHTDLFRAGIARSGAYNRTLTPFGFQSESRTFWEVPDVYARMSPFWYAHKINEPILLTHGEADNNSGTFPIQSERFYMALKGHGATVRYVTLPHEAHGYAARESVLHTVAEMLDWLDTHVKNASARPATAASR; this is translated from the coding sequence ATGACCTGCTGCCGACTGGGCGCTCTCGCGCTCGCGACGTTCACGCTCTCGCAGGCGGCGCTGGCGCAATCGCCGTCCGGGTATCGCGTGCCGCGCGACCCCATTCCGGCCATCCTCGATGCGCCACCCGTGCCGAGCGCGCTCCTGGCGCCGACGGGCGATCGGCTGGTGTTGCTGCAGCCGCGCGCCATGCCTTCGATCGCGGAGATGGCCGAGCCCTTGCGCCGCCTGGGCGGAGTGCGATTTGCGATCGCGTCAGGTGCGCCGGTCGGTGGCTCGAGCTACGGGGCCGCTTCGGTCGCTGGCCTCGACGGCCGGACGCCTCGCCCTGTCTCCATCCCATTGACCGGCGCCGACCGGTTGCTGCCGATCGGCTTCTCTCCCGACGGCACCAATTACGCCCTCGCTGTCGTCAGGGCTGACCAGGTGCAGTTATGGCTGGTGGATTCTGCCGCTGCGACGGCGCGGCAGGTGCCGGGCGTTCGCCTCAGCGCCCCGCTCGGCGTGCGCTGCGAGTGGATGGCCGACAGCCGTGCCCTCGTCTGCCTCACGGCGCCAGCCAGCCGCAGCCCAGAGCCAACCCTGCCGGCCGCGCCTTCGGGTCCGAACGTCCAGGAGACACGCGGTACGCCAGCGCCGGTCCGCACGTATCAGGACCTGCTGGCGAGCCCCCACGACGAGGCCCTGTTTGCCTGGCACGTCACGAGCACGATATCGGTGATCCCGGTCGCCGGTAGTCCCCCGCGCCTGGTCGGCGGCGAGGGCCTCTACACCATGGCCCAGCCCGCGCCTGGTGGCCACTTCCTCCTGGTGGAATCGATTGCACGGCCATTTTCACGGTTGGTACCGTACGACGACTTCCCCAAGCACGTGCGCGTCATCGACATGTCGGGGGCCGAGGTCTACTCGCTTGCGAAGCTGCCGCTGGCCGATACCGTCCCGATCAACGGCGTGCCCGTCGGACCACGGCGCTACTCGTGGGATCCGACGCAGCCGGCACGCGTGACATGGGTCGTGGCCCTCGATGAGGGCGACCCGAAAAAGACGGTGCCGAACCGGGATCGCCTGATGGCATTGGTGCTGCCCGCCCGCATGGCCCCGGTGACCTGGCACCGGACGAAAGACCGCTGCCAGAACATCTCGTGGACCGAAGATGGTCAGGCGCTCGTCACCGAATCCGATCGACCAACGCGCCGCACACGTCTATCCGTTGTCGGACGCGATGGCACGGCCAGGGTGCTCTTCGAGCGCTCGACAGAGGATGCATACGCGAACCCCGGCAGCCCCTACAGCGCGCCCGGCCGCGATACCGTCCTGACCCACCAGGGCGGAATCTACCTGCTCGGCCAGGGCGCCTCGCCCGAGGGAGACCGGCCGTTTGCCGATCGCCTCGACCTGGCGACCGGCAAGGCCACCCGCCTGTTCCGCAGCAGCGGCGAGCAGGTCGAGCAGGTCGTGGCCGTGGTGTCGCCGGACGGCAGCCGCCTCCTGACGCGCCACGAGTCGAAGATGTCACCGCCCAATTACGTGTTGCGCACGATTGCGCCGGGGACCGGGAACCGGGACCCGGGAACCGCCAACCGGGCATCGGGAGTCGGGAGTCGACTTGCGCTCACCTCGTTTGCCGATCCGGCGCCGCAGATGCAGGGTGTGACGAAGGAACGCCTGAGCTACACGCGCAAGGATGGCGTGGCGCTGAGTGCCACGCTCTACCTTCCGGCAGGTCATACGCCGGGCACGCGATGGCCCCTGCTGATGTGGGCCTACCCGCAGGAGTTCACCAATGCCGCCACAGCTGGCCAGGTGAGCGGGTCGCCGTATCGGTTCGACGCGATTCGTGGGGCGTCCCACCTGCTCCTGCTCACGCAGGGCTACGCGATTCTCGACAACCCGTCCATGCCGATCGTCGGCGAGGGCGAAACGGCCAACGACCACTATGTCGAGCAGCTGGTTGCCAGCGCCGAAGCGGCCGTCGACGCCGTGGTCGCCCGCGGCGTCGCCGATCGCGACCGGATCGCCGTCGGCGGGCACAGCTACGGCGCCTTCATGACGGCCAATCTGCTGGCGCACACCGATCTGTTCCGTGCGGGCATCGCGCGCAGCGGCGCCTACAACCGGACCCTGACGCCGTTCGGGTTCCAGTCCGAGTCGCGCACCTTCTGGGAGGTGCCCGATGTGTACGCGCGCATGTCGCCGTTCTGGTACGCGCACAAGATCAACGAGCCGATCCTGCTGACGCATGGCGAGGCCGACAACAACAGCGGCACGTTCCCAATCCAGTCCGAGCGGTTCTACATGGCACTCAAGGGCCACGGGGCGACAGTGCGCTATGTCACGCTGCCGCACGAAGCCCACGGCTACGCCGCGCGTGAATCGGTCCTGCACACGGTGGCCGAGATGCTCGACTGGCTCGACACGCACGTGAAGAACGCGTCCGCACGCCCGGCCACCGCGGCGAGTCGTTAG